The following coding sequences lie in one Oncorhynchus masou masou isolate Uvic2021 chromosome 20, UVic_Omas_1.1, whole genome shotgun sequence genomic window:
- the gtf2e2 gene encoding transcription initiation factor IIE subunit beta isoform X1 — MTINRMDPALLRERELFKKRALSQPTVEKRPAASESGGSKKKKSKADKEASGSKHGADTSNGNFNLKALTGSSGYKFGCLAKIVNYMKTRHQRGDTHHLTVEEILDETKLLDIGMKQKQWLMTEALASNPKIEVRDGKYAFKPKYHLKDKKALLRLLDKHDQLGLGGLLLEDVEEGLPNSAKALKVLGDQIIFVTRPDKKKILFYNDKHCQFTVDEEFTKLWRSIPVDSMDEEKIEDYLKRQGISSMQETGPKKVLPIKRKKPGGQKKRRFKTHNDHLAGVLEDYSEGVPAKK; from the exons GATGGACCCAGCCTTGTTGAGAGAGCGGGAGCTCTTTAAGAAGAGGGCTCTCTCTCAGCCCACGGTTGAGAAGAGACCTGCAGCCTCCGAGTCAGGCGGTTCCAAGAAGAAGAAGTCCAAAGCTGACAAGGAGGCCTCCGGGTCCAAACATGGCGCAG acaCCAGTAATGGAAACTTCAACCTGAAGGCCCTGACAGGCAGCTCTGGCTACAAGTTTGGTTGCCTGGCTAAGATAGTCAACTACATGAAG ACCAGACACCAGCGTGGTGATACTCACCACTTGACTGTGGAGGAGATTCTAGATGAGACCAAACTACTGGACATCGGCATGAAGCAGAAACAATGGCTGATGACTGAG GCGCTGGCCAGTAATCCTAAGATAGAGGTGAGGGATGGGAAATATGCCTTCAAGCCCAAATATCACCTGAAGGACAAGAAAGCTCTGCTCAGACTGTTGGATAAACACGACCAGCTGGGACTGGGAGGATTACTGCTAGAGGATGTGGAGGAAGGGCTACCTAATTCTGCCAAGGcactgaag GTTTTGGGAGACCAGATCATCTTTGTGACAAGACCAGACAAGAAGAAGATTCTGTTCTATAATGATAAACACTGCCAGTTTACAGTTGACGAAG AGTTCACCAAGCTGTGGAGGAGTATCCCAGTGGACTCTATGGACGAAGAGAAGATAGAGGACTACCTCAAGAGACAGGGCATCTCCTCCATGCAGGAGACTGGACCCAAGAAAGTT TTACCAATCAAGAGGAAGAAGCCAGGTGGACAGAAGAAGAGACGCTTCAAGACTCACAACGACCATCTGGCCGGAGTACTGGAGGACTACTCAGAGGGCGTACCCGCTAAGAAGTGA
- the gtf2e2 gene encoding transcription initiation factor IIE subunit beta isoform X2 — MDPALLRERELFKKRALSQPTVEKRPAASESGGSKKKKSKADKEASGSKHGADTSNGNFNLKALTGSSGYKFGCLAKIVNYMKTRHQRGDTHHLTVEEILDETKLLDIGMKQKQWLMTEALASNPKIEVRDGKYAFKPKYHLKDKKALLRLLDKHDQLGLGGLLLEDVEEGLPNSAKALKVLGDQIIFVTRPDKKKILFYNDKHCQFTVDEEFTKLWRSIPVDSMDEEKIEDYLKRQGISSMQETGPKKVLPIKRKKPGGQKKRRFKTHNDHLAGVLEDYSEGVPAKK; from the exons ATGGACCCAGCCTTGTTGAGAGAGCGGGAGCTCTTTAAGAAGAGGGCTCTCTCTCAGCCCACGGTTGAGAAGAGACCTGCAGCCTCCGAGTCAGGCGGTTCCAAGAAGAAGAAGTCCAAAGCTGACAAGGAGGCCTCCGGGTCCAAACATGGCGCAG acaCCAGTAATGGAAACTTCAACCTGAAGGCCCTGACAGGCAGCTCTGGCTACAAGTTTGGTTGCCTGGCTAAGATAGTCAACTACATGAAG ACCAGACACCAGCGTGGTGATACTCACCACTTGACTGTGGAGGAGATTCTAGATGAGACCAAACTACTGGACATCGGCATGAAGCAGAAACAATGGCTGATGACTGAG GCGCTGGCCAGTAATCCTAAGATAGAGGTGAGGGATGGGAAATATGCCTTCAAGCCCAAATATCACCTGAAGGACAAGAAAGCTCTGCTCAGACTGTTGGATAAACACGACCAGCTGGGACTGGGAGGATTACTGCTAGAGGATGTGGAGGAAGGGCTACCTAATTCTGCCAAGGcactgaag GTTTTGGGAGACCAGATCATCTTTGTGACAAGACCAGACAAGAAGAAGATTCTGTTCTATAATGATAAACACTGCCAGTTTACAGTTGACGAAG AGTTCACCAAGCTGTGGAGGAGTATCCCAGTGGACTCTATGGACGAAGAGAAGATAGAGGACTACCTCAAGAGACAGGGCATCTCCTCCATGCAGGAGACTGGACCCAAGAAAGTT TTACCAATCAAGAGGAAGAAGCCAGGTGGACAGAAGAAGAGACGCTTCAAGACTCACAACGACCATCTGGCCGGAGTACTGGAGGACTACTCAGAGGGCGTACCCGCTAAGAAGTGA
- the smim18 gene encoding small integral membrane protein 18 — protein MDRLNTTSLPWLPDAAPLSQVSLQVQEVYPFHDGWNIACFVILLLFIITVVSLAALAFLYELLDCGCCVKGKTHRDLMEEGPFQNMVEKIHSPTGSQTEVV, from the exons ATGGACCGTCtcaacaccacctctctcccGTGGCTCCCTGACGCCGCCCCGCTGTCCCAGGTCTCCCTGCAGGTTCAGGAGGTGTACCCTTTCCACGACGGCTGGAACATAGCGTGCTtcgtcatcctcctcctcttcatcatcacAGTAGTCTCCCTGGCAGCTCTGGCCTTCCTCTACGAGCTGCTGGACTGTGGCTGCTGTGTCAAG GGGAAGACCCATCGTGACCTGATGGAGGAAGGTCCCTTCCAGAACATGGTGGAGAAGATCCACAGTCCCACGGGGTCACAAACCGAGGTGGTGTAA